One stretch of Rhodoferax lithotrophicus DNA includes these proteins:
- a CDS encoding sugar transferase: MSQSSGIFELFCRNYSENVATISKSHNDIYYLEHWSVWMDLKIIFLTPVALIQNKNVF; the protein is encoded by the coding sequence ATGTCCCAATCTTCTGGGATTTTTGAGCTATTTTGTCGCAATTATTCCGAAAACGTCGCAACGATTTCGAAAAGTCACAACGATATTTATTACCTTGAGCACTGGTCCGTCTGGATGGATCTGAAAATCATTTTTCTGACCCCAGTGGCCTTGATTCAAAACAAAAATGTGTTTTGA
- a CDS encoding WYL domain-containing protein codes for MGKKLPSWINCDIKRALSLPLVATITRCIHRKRTMSAMYWSHTSGNKERQLSPLALVNDGLRWHVRCFDHLDDKIKDFNLTRFESATEGSASTKKFEG; via the coding sequence ATGGGAAAAAAGCTTCCCAGCTGGATCAACTGTGACATCAAACGAGCGCTCTCTTTGCCACTTGTCGCAACGATTACTAGATGTATTCACCGCAAGCGGACAATGTCTGCAATGTACTGGTCCCACACAAGCGGAAATAAGGAGCGTCAGCTCTCGCCTTTGGCTTTGGTAAATGATGGATTACGCTGGCATGTACGCTGCTTTGATCATTTGGACGACAAAATCAAAGACTTCAACCTGACACGTTTTGAGTCGGCAACTGAGGGGTCTGCGTCAACAAAAAAGTTTGAAGGATGA
- a CDS encoding mannose-1-phosphate guanylyltransferase/mannose-6-phosphate isomerase, with amino-acid sequence MTSPILLQPVILSGGSGTRLWPLSREKYPKQLLSLVGDDTLLQATVRRVQGLQGVELAHPMVVCNEEYRFVIAEQLRLLHLSGTVVLEPCGRNTAPALTLAALSAIKNGSDPVLLVMPADHVITDVAAFQKVVSAGAVLADQGAVVTFGITPDAPETGYGYIQAGAPYGEADTARLIARFVEKPNLATAQIYLAEGSYSWNSGLFMMRASVWLSAMGICRADILATCQAAWEQGQTDGEFVRVDKTTFTQCPSDSIDYAVMERLASGSGQDTITLPPGVVLPLSAGWSDVGAWDALWQVLPKDERGNVSQGDVLLQDCENTLVLSEGRLIACVGVSDLVVVETADAILVSHKDKTQDVKKIVDTLKAQGRSEGSIHRKVFRPWGWYDGVDAGERFQVKRIVVKPGGTLSLQMHHHRAEHWIVVSGTARVTCGDKSFLLSENQSTFIPLGTTHRLENPGRVALEMIEVQSGSYLGEDDIVRFEDVYGR; translated from the coding sequence ATGACCAGTCCCATCCTTCTTCAACCCGTCATCTTGTCCGGTGGCTCAGGCACCCGCCTGTGGCCCCTGTCCCGCGAAAAATACCCCAAACAATTGCTCAGCCTGGTGGGGGACGACACCCTCTTGCAAGCCACCGTGCGCCGCGTCCAAGGCCTGCAAGGTGTGGAACTGGCCCACCCCATGGTGGTGTGTAACGAAGAATACCGCTTTGTGATTGCCGAACAACTGCGCCTGCTGCACCTGAGTGGCACCGTGGTGTTGGAGCCATGTGGCAGAAATACGGCTCCAGCGCTGACACTGGCTGCACTGTCAGCTATCAAAAACGGATCTGACCCGGTGCTGCTGGTGATGCCAGCAGATCATGTGATTACCGATGTGGCCGCCTTCCAAAAAGTCGTCAGTGCAGGTGCTGTGCTGGCCGACCAAGGGGCCGTGGTTACTTTTGGCATCACACCGGATGCGCCAGAAACCGGCTACGGCTACATCCAGGCGGGTGCACCCTATGGCGAGGCCGACACCGCCCGTCTGATTGCCCGCTTTGTGGAAAAACCCAACCTGGCGACCGCGCAAATTTACCTGGCCGAGGGCAGCTACTCCTGGAACAGTGGCCTGTTCATGATGCGTGCCTCGGTCTGGTTGTCTGCCATGGGCATCTGCCGTGCCGACATTCTGGCCACCTGCCAGGCCGCCTGGGAACAAGGCCAAACCGATGGAGAGTTTGTGCGGGTAGACAAGACCACCTTCACCCAATGTCCCAGCGACTCGATTGACTACGCGGTGATGGAGCGACTTGCCAGTGGTTCAGGCCAAGACACCATCACCTTGCCACCAGGTGTGGTACTGCCCTTGAGTGCTGGCTGGTCTGACGTGGGGGCCTGGGATGCCTTGTGGCAAGTGTTGCCCAAGGATGAACGTGGCAACGTGTCGCAGGGTGATGTGCTGCTGCAGGACTGTGAAAACACCCTGGTATTGTCCGAAGGGCGCCTGATTGCCTGCGTGGGGGTGAGTGATCTGGTGGTGGTGGAAACTGCCGATGCGATTTTGGTGTCGCACAAGGACAAGACCCAGGATGTGAAAAAGATTGTGGACACCCTCAAGGCGCAAGGCCGCTCTGAGGGGAGTATTCACCGCAAGGTGTTCCGGCCCTGGGGCTGGTATGACGGGGTGGATGCGGGTGAGCGCTTTCAGGTCAAGCGCATTGTGGTCAAACCGGGTGGCACGCTGTCCTTACAAATGCACCACCACCGGGCTGAGCACTGGATTGTGGTGAGTGGTACGGCTCGGGTGACCTGCGGCGACAAGAGCTTTTTGCTGTCGGAGAACCAGTCCACCTTTATTCCCTTGGGAACCACCCATCGGCTGGAAAACCCTGGGCGGGTAGCCCTTGAAATGATCGAGGTGCAGTCCGGCTCTTACCTGGGGGAGGATGACATCGTGCGCTTTGAGGATGTGTATGGGCGCTGA